One segment of Zonotrichia albicollis isolate bZonAlb1 chromosome 4, bZonAlb1.hap1, whole genome shotgun sequence DNA contains the following:
- the IFNG gene encoding interferon gamma, which translates to MAFQNYSLFVLSVIMISFGHVENRLNLLQLQNDIDKLKADFNSSHSDVADGGPIFTERLKSWTEKNEKEIILSQIISMYLEMLESTDRSKDHVRNINEELNTLKESLSDGSKKMEDLKDLTKLRMSDLKVQRKAVNELFSVLQKLGDTSSSHKRKRSQFQRLCRC; encoded by the exons ATGGCTTTCCAAAACTACAGCTTGTTTGTTCTATCTGTCATCATGATTTCTTTTGGACATGTTGAAAATAGATTGAATCTTCTTCAACTTCAAAATGATATAGACAAACTGAAAGCTGATTTT AACTCAAGTCATTCTGATGTAGCTGATGGCGGACCTATTTTTACAGAGAGGCTGAAAAGCTGGACAGAG aaaaatgaaaaggagatCATCCTGAGTCAGATTATTTCCATGTACTTGGAAATGCTTGAAAGCACTGACAGGTCAAAGGATCATGTCAGGAACATAAATGAGGAGCTCAATACTCTGAAAGAAAGCCTTTCTGATGGCTCAAAGAAGATGGAAGATCTCAAGGACCTGACAAAACTTCGG ATGAGTGACTTGAAAGTTCAGCGCAAGGCTGTAAATGAGCTGTTCAGCGTCTTACAGAAACTGGGGGATACCTCAAGTTctcacaaaaggaaaagaagccaGTTTCAGAGGCTGTGCAGATGCTAA